The Mycolicibacterium brumae DNA window CGCTGCCCACCAGCGGTATTTCGGCGAACGCGCGAAGGCCGGTGCTCCACACCACGAGACCGACGCCGCGTGGGAACAGGCAAAGACCACCCAGCGAAAGGTGGCGCTCACTGTTGCCGGGGCCGCCGACGGAGACGTGTCCGGCTGGAAGTCGTATCGGCCGCACAGGTTCCCGACACTGGCGATTTCCGCATCAGGCACCCACCGCGGTGCCACCTTGGACCGCAGAGCCATCCAGGACCTCCGCGACACCGTTCGCGACATCGTGGCGGGCCAGTGACCACCGCCGCCGAGGCACTGCTGGCACGCGCCGATGCTCTCCTCCGGTCACCCGATCGCGCAGCGGTGGGGAACTCGGCGCGCCTCGCGGCCTTCCTCGCTCGACAGGCGGTGGAAGATCTGATCGACGCCCGCTGCGCCGCGCTGACCGGTGTCCCGGTGGTAACGGGAACCACGAGAGCAAGACTGGCCGTGCTCAAGTCGCTCGACACCACACCCGCCGGGCCTGTGCTCATCGACGCATGGCACCAGCTGACAACCTTCTGCCACCACCACGCCTACCAGTTGTCGCCGACGGTTCCCGAGGTGCGAGCGCAGTGCGCCGCCGTCGAGCGGGCCTGCCTTGGCAGGATGCCGGAATCGTCGGTAGGTTCCGCGTCGGACGATACGGTCAGCAAGTGACATCCCCGTTCAACCGGAGTTCGGCAGCGTGCGGACTCCCTCCGCGGGTGCGAGTTTTCCGAATCCTCATCAGCTACGCCCCAGCAATGACGTAACGCAGGTGCGTGTCGGGCCTTCGACTCAGCCACCCAACGTGTCGGTTCCGGTCGTCCGCGTCACCGTCACAGCCGCGATGGTGGTCTCTTCGTGAAACCACTTCCGGCCTTCGACCGTCACCACAGCGTCTTCGGCAACCAAGTGACCGCCCTGCTCGTATGTCTCACCGAATGCTGTGACCTCAACGAATCGATCCTGTTGCCAGAGCCCGAATTTCACCCAAGGCATCCCTCGGGTGGTCGAACGCCGTTGAACACCGACCACCCGCCCGGACACCCGCACCACCGCTCCATCCGGCAGCGAAGAGATCTCAGCGATGGTGGTCGTGTACGGCTCAGCGATCGCAGGAGAGCGCTCGCGGGCGTCACCCTGGTCCTTGAGCACCCACGCGTAGAGCAGTGTCGGGCTGACGTTGAGTTCGCGGCCGACATATCCGCACGCCATCTTCATCGATGGAAGCTCCTGGATGCGCTTCCACACTGCCTCGACCGCCGCATCGGGGGTGACCCCGGTGTCCGTTGGCCATTTCAATCGGCCTTGGACAATCAGTTTGCCGTCTCTCAACCGAACTCTTCCATCCATCCAATCCGGTTCCGGCTTCTCCATATTCGTTCCCCCTCCTGGCCGTCGTCGCCGCCGCTAGCCATGTCAGCTCCAGTGCTCGGGTCGGCCAACGCGCTGCTCCCTTCACCCGAGACTAGGGCCCGGGGCCGACACCGAGAGCCTCGAATCTGCGCAGTCGGTCTCAGCGGTGCAGATCCGGCGAGATGAACGGAGCTGACCCAAACGAATCGGTGGTGTCAGTGGTGGCAGGCAAGATGGCCGAATGCCTGGATTCGAACGCGACCTCGCCGAATGGTTCACCGACAACGTCGACCAGGTCCGCGCTGACCTAGAGAGCTACTTCGGTGGAGCAAAGCCCTTTGCCGGTCGCTGGTTCGACGAATTCGCCGCCATCGGCGACCCGAACCAGTTCGAGGCCACCGACGTGCTCGCCGTGGAGGCGCTGAGCGTCGCAATGCCCCCAGAAGCCGCTGCCCGGCTACTACTCACCGAGACCGAGCGCTTCAACGCTCTGCTGCGCCGAATCCCGCGTGAACAGGACCTCTGGGAGGTCCCGCGACTCGACCTCAGCGTCGGCAGCCCCGCCGACAGCTTGCATCGGGAACTGCGCACTCTGCGGGGTGTCGATTGGGTAGTCGCCTGCAAGTTGTTGGCCGCCAAACGGCCGAGACTCCTGCCCGTCCTGGACAACGTCGTGAACGACTACTTGAATCCGCCCAAAGGACTGTTCTGGGTGACCCTGCACGACGAGCTATCCGACACCCCGCGGCGCGAGGCCATCGCCACCGTATGCGACTCCGCCCCGCCTCACGTCAGTCTGCTACGTCGCATCGATGTCGCTCTGTGGCGCGCCGGGAAACGCACCGGCCCCACAGCCTGACACCGTTCACGACGACTGCACGGTCTCAACCTCCGCGTGATGCGTCTTTCTGACGTGCAGTTATTCACCCTGTCTCACCGCGGCCACGGAAACCACATCGTTGATCAGCAGGCTGAGTAGGCTGCCCGATATGTGGGGGAAACTCGCCGGCGGGCTCGCCGCTACCTCTGTCCTAGGCGCTGTTTTCGCGGGCCCGGCTGTCGCCGATGACCCGATCACCCCGGATGAGTGGGGTATGGATGATGGGATCGGCGTGGGTCCGCGTGTGGCCGGGACGCCGTGTTTGGCCTCGGAGTCGCACCAGTGGGCCAGCCCGGTCGACGGCGGCCGGTTCGCGTTGTGGTGCCCGCCGCCGGCGTTCGTCTGGGTGCCGGTGGGATGAACACCCGCGTCCGCCCGAACCTTGATTGCGCCATGCCAGCAGCTGACCCCCACCGTCGCGGGTAAAGGTGGAGTCGGCGCAGTGTCGACGTCTGGCCTTACACCCTCACGCAGTCGACCCTTCTGCACTCACGACTTGGTAGAACCACTTTGCGATGTCGGAGATGAGGTGCTCCCGGCCGGGCGCGTTCGTGAAGAAGTAGTCACTCATCTTTTCGTGCGCGCCGTGGTTGTCGGCGACGGCACCGGTGACCGCGTCATCGAAGTCGGGTGATTCGACAAACTGCTTGGCGGAGTTGACCTTTGCCTGCTGCACCAGCGCATGGTCATCAAGCAGGGTCTGCAACAGGGACTCCAGGAACGATTCCTTCTGGGCCGTGGTGAAGTCCTCGGATCCGAACAGGTCGTTGAGCCGGTCGAGTACTTGCTGCAGCGCGACCATTGTGGGATCGCGTTTTTCGCCGGAGCCGGCGGCTGTCATACCCACCAGACCGACGCGAGTCCCGAGGCCGATGTCGACCTTGCCGCGGTCGACCTGGGTGACCTTCTTGAGCACCACGTCGGATAGGTCGATGGGCGCGGTGTAGTTCTCCGACTGGATGAACCGCTCGAGCAGCCGCAGGTAGATCTGCTTCTTCTCCAGCTCGGGGTCGCCGTAGTCGACGATCTGGGACATGAAGTCGTACAGCCGGACAAAGGATCCGACGTCCTTGCGGAACATATCCAACTCGGCGAGCGCGGCCTTGTCCCCCTCGCCACCGTTGTGGATCAGCGCCGCGGTGTATCGCTCGGCGAAGCGTTTCTGCCCCGGCCCCACCGCGCCGGCAAGAGCGCTGTTGCCCTTGCCTTTCACGAACGCTTCCGCGCACTGGTCGACCTCGGCTTGGGTGTAAATGCCGGCAGTGTCGAGCTTGGCCGACAGGTCGTGCACCAGGTTCGGATCGGTCGCCGTCTCCAGGTAGGCGTCGGTGAAGTACGGCTCGAACGCTTCCCGGATCGCGGCGGGCTCGTTGACGAAGTCCACGACCTGCGTCATCGCCGCGGTCTTGGAGACACCTGATGGGGTGCGGTAGGTGCGGTTGAGCCGCGAAAGGGTCTGCACCGCAGTCACACCCGAGAGGATCCGGTCGACGTACATCGCGCACAGCAGTGGCTGGTCGAATCCGGTCTGGAACTTGTTGGCGACGATCATGATCTGTCGGTCATCGCCGTTGAACGCGGTCCGCAGATCCCGCACCCCCGGATTCATGGTCGTCTCACTAAAGTCATCCGGCCCGGACTCCGGGTCGTGGACGGTGCCGGAGAACGCGACCAGCGTGCCGTAGCCGTAGCCCTTCTTAGCGATGTAGTCGTCGATCGCCAGCTTGTAGCGGACCGCGGCTTTGCGGGAGTCGGTGACCACCATCGCCTTCGCGTGCCCGTCCAGCAGCTGCGCGACGTTCTCCCGGAAGTGCTCGACGATGATCGCCGACTTCTGGGAGATGGTCTGTGGGTTGAGCTTGACCCACTTCATCACCGCTTTGGTGGCTTCGCTCTGGTCGACGTCTTCGCCTCCGCCGGCGTTCTGCCCGATCTGGAACGCCAGCTTGAACGAGTGATACCCGCTCAGCACGTCGAGGATGTAGCCCTCCTCGATGGCCTGGCGCATCGTGTACACGTGGAACGGCACTGGGTTCTCCCCCGGAGCGGGTTCGCGTCCGAACAGTTCCAGGGTCTTGGCTTTCGGGGTGGCGGTGAACGCGAAGTAGGAGATGTTCGCCGATGCGGCTCGCTCGGTGGCCTCCGCGGCGAGGATCGCCTCGACGTCGATCTCACCGCCCTCTTCGATCTCCTGCAGCTCCTCGGCCGTGAGGACCGCCTTCAATTGCGCAGCGGTCTGCCCGGACTGCGAGGAGTGCGCCTCGTCGGCGATGACCGCGAACGTCTTACCGTTGAGGCCCTTGTTCTTTCGGATCTCTTCCATCGCGAACGGGAACGTCTGGATGGTGACGACGATGATCAGCTTGCCGTCGGTCAGGGCCTTGGCCAGCAGTCCTGATTTCGAGCCACCGGCCTTGGCGGCCTCGTCGCGGTCGATCGCGACGACGATGCCCGCATCGTTGTCGATCTGCTTGATCGCATCCTGCAGCTGGGCGTCGAGGACGTTGCGGTCGGTGACGACGATGACCGAATCGAAGACCTTCTTGTTCTCGACCTGCAGCCTGGCCATCCGGTGCGCGGTCCAGGCGATTGAATCGGTCTTGCCGGAGCCGGCCGAGTGCTGGATCAGGTACCGCTTGCCCACACCCTCGGTGGTGACGGCGGCAGTGAGTTCGGTGACGGCCTCCCACTGGTGGAACCGCGGGAATCGCAGCGTCGAGGACTTGGTGGTCTTCCCACTGATCGGATCCGTCGTGGCCTCGTGCTTGATGTACATCAGCCGGCCCAGGATGTTCAGCCACGCATCGCGCTGAAATACCCGCTCCCACAGATACGACGTGCGGGAGCCGTTCGGGTTCAATGGGTTTCCGGCACCGCCGGCCTCGGTGCCTCGGTTGAACGGCAGGAAATGGGTCTTCTCGCCGGCAAGGCGGGTAGTCATCCACACTTCGTCGTTGGACACCGCGAAATGCACCAGCGCCCGCGCACCCGATTCGAATAGCGGCTGCGCCTTCCCCGTCGCGAAGTCCTTCGGCAGCCGAGTCTTGTACTGGTTGACCGCGTCCGCGATGGTCTGCGTGAAATCCGTCTTCAACTCGGCGGTGGCCACCGGAAGCCCGTTGACGAAGAACACCAAATCCACCGATCGCCGGTCGGCGGTGGAAAAGTGCACTTGGCGCATCACCCGCAGCCGCACCGCCGCGTAGTCGGCGTTGCGCTTGGCGTTCAGTGTGGACTCGGGTTCGAACACACACATCGCGAACTTCGCCGACAGATGCGAAAACCCCTTACGGAGCACGTTCAGGGTGCCGCCGCCGTTGTCCAAAGGGGTGTCAAGGACTTTCACCACCCGATCCAGCAACTGGGCCTGCTGCTTGACGATGTCCTTGGAGCCGGGCTTGACCACCTTCTCCAACTGCTCCGGCTGCGTGTCCTCCAGCCAACCCAGAACGTCCTCGGGAAATAGGGCGCGCTCGCGGTCATAGCCGGCGTCGCTCGTCGAGTACAGCCAGCCATGCTCCGCGAGATATTCCGCGATCTCCTTCTCAAACGCAATCTCGTTGTGCTGAGCCATCGTCAAGCCGCTTCCCGAACATCGATCTGACCGGTCACCGCAGCCGTGATCAGCGCCGAGCGACGCTCCCGAGCGAGCTCAATGAACCGCTCCGCCTCGGCGATCAGGGCGTCGACCTTGGTGGTCTGCTCGTCGAGGTAGGCGACTATGCGCCGCTGCTCATCAAGGGGCGGAACGGGGATGCGAATAGCCGCGGCCGTGGACTGGTAGATCGTCTTGTGTGTGGAACCGATCATCATGGCCTGGAACTCTCGGAACATGGCACGAAAGACCCACATCAGGTAGGTACCGTCGAGTCGGTCGCCAGGGATCCAGTTCCAGAAGTCCTGGCTTGTCGCCATCGGGACGGGCATAACACCACTGAACCCGACAGAAGCGGTCCGGGAGAGTACAACGGTGCCCGCAGGCAGCAGTTCAGCGGACGAATTTGCAAGACCTGCCTCGCTGATCAGGTTGGCCGCCGCTCCGAGGTATGTCCGCTTTCCGTCCCTCAGTTGCCATACATCCGCCAGCGTGAACCACGGGATGGTGCAATCAACCCAATACTCAGCGTTGCTTCTACTCGGCGTGTGCCCGGTTTTCATAGTTGCAAACCTGCGGATGTTCGCGACCACCCAATGCTCCGGAATCTCAGTAGACCAAGACAACCCACTTGACCTCATGGAGACGGGTTCATCGACTCCGTGCCCGGTCGCTGCTTCAATGGTGGCCTGTCGACGTTCCCGCAGCAGTTCGATGAGCCTCTGTTGCTCCGCGATGAGTGGGTCGATCCGGGCGGTCTCACGGTCCAGGAAGTCAGCTATCACCCCTTGCTCCTCGATATCCGGGGCCGGAAGTCTTATCGCCCGCACCTGCGCAGACGAAAGGTGCTTCACCGTCGTGGAGTAGGTCAGATCGTTGATGACCTTCAGATGCGGGGGCAGTGCGTACGCGAGGAAACGCAGGTCTGACCGTCCGTTCGAACGGAGAAGGCACAGCCTCTGATTCAGCGCCGCCACGCCTCGCCTCCAGTAGACGAGGTTGAAATCACCGTCCATACCGATAACGACATCACCGTTCTCGATCAGGGCCGAGTCAGGAACTATCGCGCTGGGTACAAAAGTTAAGAAAGGCTCGTTCAGGATGTCGCGGATGCGGACGAGTGGAACTGGCCCTCGATCCCGAAAATTTGCAGACTCGAACGGGAATCCATTCACTAGCTCCGCCATCTCGCTGACGCGCCGCTCGTGCCACATCATCCCTCCACCTCCCGCAGCAGCTCCATAATCTTGGCGACCTGCTTCTCCAGGTCAGCGTCGATCTCGGCCAGCGGCCGCGGTGGGATGTACTTGTAGAAGTGCCGGGTGAACGGGATCTCGTACCCGACTTTCGTTTTCGCGGTGTCGACCCAGGCGTCGGGGACGTGTGGGAGGACTTCGGCGTCAAAGTACGCCTTGATGGTCGCATCCCTGCCGGCATCCCCGTCGGTGTTGCCGCCGTAGGTGAACGGCACATTCTCGGTGTCGCGTTTCTTCGGGTCCGGTTTCGGGTTGCCTTTCCGGTCCGTCGACACCTTCCCGGTTTCGGTCAGCAGGGGCCGCTCGACGGTGATGGTCCAGTAGCCGAAGTCGTTGGCGGTGAACACCTTCGAGAAATCGGGATCAGCGTCGTCGAACGCGTCGTACAGCGCGATGATCTTGTCGCGGGCCGCTTCGTCGAGTTCGCGGCTCTTCGCGCCGAGACTCTTGCGCATCTTGGTCCAGAACGAGGTCGCGTCGATCAACTGGACCTTGCCGCGGCGTTCCGGGCGCTTGGTGTTGTCGAGCAGCCAGATGTAGGTGGCGATGCCGGTGTTGAAGAACATGTTCGTCGGCAGCGCGATGATCGCCTCGACCAGGTCGGATTCCAGCAGCCAATGCCGGATTTGTGACGGCCCGGATTCGGCAGCCCCGTTGAACAGGGGGGAGCCGTTTAGGACGATGCCGGCCCGCCCACCCCCATCGTGCGCGGGCCGCATCTTCGACGCCAAGTGACACAGGAAGAGCATCTGGCCATCGCCGATCGCCGGCAGACCGTGGGAGAACCGCGAGTTCTGCCGCAGCGCTTCTTTTTTCACCGACTCCTGGGCAGCTTTCCAGTCCACGCCGTAGGGCGGTTCCGTACAGGGTTTCGGCGTGTTGCGATCACGCCACCCTCACCCGCATCATCGTCCACGCCTGACAGACCTAGCCGCAACCCACACACCTGAGACTGATCTGCTGCTGACCGCGCTGACTCGACTACACCGACATCAGGTGGCACAGCCGATAAGCTCTATCGGCTGGTTTGGCAGCTCCGACGGACGCTCACCCCACCACGTCGGGCGGTATGGGCGCGTACCTCGCAAGAACCCGCGTGACTTCCAATTCGCCGTCGTAGCGAGCACTAACCGCCTCGCCGAGTGGTTCTATCTTTGAATGGTCTTGCGTGATCTCTGTGTAATACCCGCGCAAGAACATAGCTTGCTTGCCCACGGTGATCGCTTCGTCGCCGAGCGAGATCTCGATTGCCTTGATCACAATGAACTCGTAGAGGCGGTCAGGTTCGCGCGCAATCTCAGATTCGGCTGCCTGGTGGTACACGGTGAACGCTCCGGACGTCGATCCGGTGACGGTTTGACCCGATACCAGGTCGGCGGCCCCGATGATGCTCGACGCCTCCTGGCCCGACATCTCGGCGGGCATCGTGAGCAGCTCTGGAACATGGTCTTGGATCCGGGCGAGCGCATCGCACACCAACGCCCATCTTGCCGAGTCTCCGTCACGATCGGTATCGATGGAGGCAACAACCCCGTAGTTTCGTGGGCCGAAGGTCGGGGCGAACGCAAGGCGGTTCGGCGTTCGCCATGCGGATAGGACTTTGAGGCTGTCGACGAGTTCGGCGGGCCTGCGGCCGGCGAGGTCGTACTCAACGGTGAGGGCCATCCGTCCGTCTAGATGGCCGGCCGCCGTCAACATCTCCAGTGTGAAGAGATTCGCCTGGTCGGCGAACACGCTGCGCAGACCGGTCTGGCCCACCGATAGAGCAATTCTCCTGATGGTGGTGCTGGCGATGACCGTGTCAGAGTCTGGCTCAACGACGGCGACGAGCAGCTCCGCAGGATTAGTCTGATCTTCGTCGGGCACCTCCAGTATTTGAAGGCTTGCATGCTCGAGCTGCCCGCCGAGTCCTCCCGGAAGTTCGAGTGAGCCACTGACGGTACCTCGCGGCATCGTCACGGGCGCTCCGTAGTCGATGTACTTCTGAAATTGCTGGCGGAGTTCGTCGTCGCCGTCGGGAACGGTTACCTGGAATTCGCCGCCGATGGGCCGCTGCTCCAGAGACGCCGTCGATAGCGCGAATATCTTGATTGTGATCCATACCGAATCACGTTGCATCGCATGCACTCCAACGAGTCCGGGTTCATCAGGCGGTTCCAAGGGCGGAGGATTGTCTGAAACTGCGAACTCGTACCGGTAGAACGGGTCGTAGTCGTTGAGCGCCTTGTAGATCGATGTGAGATCGGATATCACGTCGGTGGCAACTAACGATTCATCTGATCGGCGGTCACTGCGGTGCGCGATGATCGCGGTGAGGTTGTTCATGGCAGCTTCCAGCCGCTCTTTGCCATCACGGACGTAGTAGTCGACGATCTTGGGGTACTGAGCAGCTTTTGTGTCGCAGTACAAGAGACCATGTGTCTCACAAGGGAATTCAGCATCACTTGTCAGATCCTTCAGCCACTGGGCAAGGTTGTGGTCAGTGAGGTCGAGTGGCATGATCAGGTGCCACTCAGAGATTTCCCAGCCCTCCTTCTTACTGGCTGCAACGACGGTGTTGAACGACCTGGTGATCTTCCGCTTTTGACTGCTTGACAGGTTCGCATTGAACTTCTTGACTTGGTAGACCGCGCGTTGCTGTGCGAACCCGTTGGGACCAGGGACGAAGATATCGACTCCACCATCGCCTTGGCTGGGCCGGACGCGGACTGCGTTCGGAAAATCGCTGCAGATGAACATTCCGACGACAGCCTCGATGTCATCGCCGTCCATTCGTGTCCACTCGACGCGCGCCACGTTCACCACCCTTCTCTTGGGCACTCTGTGCCCGAAATCCACCCCGCAGAAAATGTTTCGGGCGTTATCGCCTACACCGGCGTCTATGGGCGGCCTTTCGCTCTATCGAATCCCGCGAGTTCCTTGGACCGCCATCCACGTCACCAGTCGCACCTCATGCTCCTCAATGTCGGGCAGGGGTTCTCGGGGCGGCGGTGCGGTTATACCTGCCTCGTCGAGCACTTCGGTAACCAGCGCAATTCGCTCTTCGTCGGTCCGGCCCTGGTTGAGTGCTCCACGCACTTGGCGAGAAACCTTCGCGGACGGAACGCTGCGGAGTCGGTTTGCGAGATCGATCTGCGCCTCCCGCCCGAGGTACCCGCCCCTGCGGAATACGAGCGAGTAGGCGTCTCTGAAGGAGAGAGGCAGGTCGGGCTGGAAGGCGTTGGGGTCGGTGAGGTCTTTCCAGGCTCTGTAGGCGTCGTTGCGTGCGACTTCCCATGCGTCAAAGGCTTTGTCGTAGACCTCAGCTGGCAGCCAGCGCTCAGCAACGGCGTCCTGCGGGTCAGCGACGCGAAGCGATAGCAAGGTGTCAGACCAGACGATCGGCGATCCGTCGTCGGTGTATCTGATCGTCCAGTCATCGGCAGTAGGGACGTAGCGGAACCAGGGCTTAGCACTGGGGCCGATCTTGATGCAGAAGACGTAGCCGTTACCTTGCACAACCGGGTTCACGAAGCCACTGCCAGATCCATACGGCAGGTCAAGCACATCGGACTTCACGAGCGGTTCCATGTTGAAGGCGCCGAAGAGACGGCGGCGGTACTCCTCACCGGAGAGTGAAGCGCTTGAGCCGCCAGCGTCGAGCAGTCTCTCGAACTCGTCGATCACCTGGTCGTCGGCCAGATTCACTTCATGGCCGGGTCCACGCCCGGGGAGCACTTCGCCAGCTCCGACTGCGGCATCGGCGAGCGCCAGCTTTGCCTCCAGTCGTGCCTCCAGTTCAAGCAGGGCATCAAGGCGCGCCGCCGGGAAGAAAAGACCGAGGTAGACGTAGTCATGCTTTGATCCGATGCGGTCGACTCGGCCGTGGCGCTGGACAATCCGCATCGGATTCCACGGCAGGTCGTAGTTGATCATTTGGCCCGCCTGCTGCAGGTTCACGCCTTCAGCGAGGACGTCGGTACTGAAGAGTATGTCGAACTCGTCCTTGGCCATCGCCTCGCCCGCAGCGTTGCGCGGGCCAGCGGTTTGTGGCGCGAACCCGGCAATTGTCGATGCGCGGCCACCCTGGTCAACACCGCCGCTAGCGCCTCGTTCGTGTGCCGTCGCGTAGGAGCCCATGATCGGCGGCGCGACACGATCGCGGTAGTCGGCCAATGGCGAGTCAGCAGGCGCGTTGTTGATTGCTTCGACGACCGCTTCGTGGATGGGAATGATGGTGTCGGTGAAGGCGGAAAACACGATGACCTTCCGCCGGTCTGCGTGCGACAGACCGCGTGGGTCAACACGCCGCGCTGCGGCTGCGATATCAGTGAGCTCCTGAATGAGCTTGTCTACCTTGGGTTCAATGCCGTCAACCACTGTCGCCGCAAGGTCGCGCAACTCGCACAAGAGAGCGATATCAGACTCGACGTCAGCATGAAGCTCGGTGAGGTGGTAGCCGTCGACCGACTCGATCTGGTCGTCTTGGTCGAATTCGGCGACGAACTCGTCGAGGTCGTCGGAGTCAGACGAGACCCATTCACTCAGGGCCTCGCCCTTCAGGACATAGCCCTTGCCCAGGGCGGCGAGGAATGCCTGATGGGAGGCGATCATCTTCTCCAGCGAAGCGTGCAATGCCTGCGGACTGGACTCCAACCGCTTGAGTAGACCCGACCGCAACAAGCCAGCGTTGGTGATCTGGTACTCCTGCAGGTCATGATCGATGGTGTACATGCTCGACAGGTAGCGTGCGAGCATGAGCCGCTGAGGATCTCGACTGCGGTCCTGCCACGCGTGAGGCGCGTGGGGATCAGTCGGATCGTCGAGCGCGTACACCATCGCATCGATAAGCGCGAGTCCGTCGGCGTCGAGGGCGTAGTCGATGCGCCGCACCTTTGGCTGCGGAAACTTGATCGTGGTCGGCTTGCCGTCGGGTCCAGTGATCAGGTCATTCGCATAGTGTTCTTTCACGAACTTTCGCGTCCGGCGGACGGCGACTTGATCCATTAGATCGAACAAGTGCTCGGGTGTGAGGTTCGTCGGGTCGATCGCCTGAGCGTGTTGGATGTAGTCGCGGATGCTGGGAATTCCCAGCGAGGCGAAGCGGGCGTCATCGCGGATGAAGTATTTGACGAGCGTTTCGAGGTCGATCAGCGAGTTGTTGACGGGAGTTGCCGTCAGGAGAACGACCTTCTTGGGACTGCCAGCCGTGATGACACGGTCGACGGCACCGGAACGCTGCGCCCCAGAGTTGCGCAAGTTGTGCGCCTCGTCGATCACCACGAGGGAGTAGTCCTCGATCTCCTGAAGGAAGGCGTCGATCGGACCCTTGTCTGGGTCCAGGCGGTTCCGGACTTCTTCGTAGGAATAGACCTTAACCCACCTACTGAAGTCGTGGGTTTCCAGGAACGGTTCCCACATCGATGTTTTCAGCGCCGCAGGAGCAACGACGAGCACCCGCTGCCGGTTGATATTCGCAGTCCGGTAGATCACCTCGCCGGCAAGAAATGTCTTGCCGAGACCCACCTCGTCGGCCACCAAAACGCCACCGTGCTCATCAAGGAGGCGTTCCATCCGCGCAACGCCGTCAGCCTGAAAGCGTGTGAGATTCAGGCCCGTTCGGATGCTCGGATTCTCTTCGGCGTCAAGGTGTTCGCCGTAGAGCTCCCAGAGCATCCGCAAGAAGATCGACCACGGTGTGTGTGGTTCCCACAGCCGGCCGTAGAGCTCGGCCAGGTCGTAGGGTTCGCTGATTTCCCAGAAGTGGTCGAACCACTCGCGGACTTTTCCGGCCGAGGTTGTGCCTCCACCGGTACCGAGGTTGAGCTCTGCGTTGTGAGCCAATCCGGCATACGTCATGTTGGATGACCCGGCGATCGCGGCCTGTGCTGCGCCGTCCTCAACGAGATAGGTCTTGCCGTGCAGGAATCCGCCGGAATACCGGCGCACTTCGACCTTCGCCTTCCCCTCAAGGTCGACGGTGCGAAGCCACTCGACCATCCGCTTGGCCTCTGCGGTAGGTACCCGTGCAAAACCCATCGTGTCCCGCTCAGCCTCA harbors:
- a CDS encoding DUF6308 family protein, producing the protein MPGFERDLAEWFTDNVDQVRADLESYFGGAKPFAGRWFDEFAAIGDPNQFEATDVLAVEALSVAMPPEAAARLLLTETERFNALLRRIPREQDLWEVPRLDLSVGSPADSLHRELRTLRGVDWVVACKLLAAKRPRLLPVLDNVVNDYLNPPKGLFWVTLHDELSDTPRREAIATVCDSAPPHVSLLRRIDVALWRAGKRTGPTA
- a CDS encoding type I restriction endonuclease subunit R, which produces MAQHNEIAFEKEIAEYLAEHGWLYSTSDAGYDRERALFPEDVLGWLEDTQPEQLEKVVKPGSKDIVKQQAQLLDRVVKVLDTPLDNGGGTLNVLRKGFSHLSAKFAMCVFEPESTLNAKRNADYAAVRLRVMRQVHFSTADRRSVDLVFFVNGLPVATAELKTDFTQTIADAVNQYKTRLPKDFATGKAQPLFESGARALVHFAVSNDEVWMTTRLAGEKTHFLPFNRGTEAGGAGNPLNPNGSRTSYLWERVFQRDAWLNILGRLMYIKHEATTDPISGKTTKSSTLRFPRFHQWEAVTELTAAVTTEGVGKRYLIQHSAGSGKTDSIAWTAHRMARLQVENKKVFDSVIVVTDRNVLDAQLQDAIKQIDNDAGIVVAIDRDEAAKAGGSKSGLLAKALTDGKLIIVVTIQTFPFAMEEIRKNKGLNGKTFAVIADEAHSSQSGQTAAQLKAVLTAEELQEIEEGGEIDVEAILAAEATERAASANISYFAFTATPKAKTLELFGREPAPGENPVPFHVYTMRQAIEEGYILDVLSGYHSFKLAFQIGQNAGGGEDVDQSEATKAVMKWVKLNPQTISQKSAIIVEHFRENVAQLLDGHAKAMVVTDSRKAAVRYKLAIDDYIAKKGYGYGTLVAFSGTVHDPESGPDDFSETTMNPGVRDLRTAFNGDDRQIMIVANKFQTGFDQPLLCAMYVDRILSGVTAVQTLSRLNRTYRTPSGVSKTAAMTQVVDFVNEPAAIREAFEPYFTDAYLETATDPNLVHDLSAKLDTAGIYTQAEVDQCAEAFVKGKGNSALAGAVGPGQKRFAERYTAALIHNGGEGDKAALAELDMFRKDVGSFVRLYDFMSQIVDYGDPELEKKQIYLRLLERFIQSENYTAPIDLSDVVLKKVTQVDRGKVDIGLGTRVGLVGMTAAGSGEKRDPTMVALQQVLDRLNDLFGSEDFTTAQKESFLESLLQTLLDDHALVQQAKVNSAKQFVESPDFDDAVTGAVADNHGAHEKMSDYFFTNAPGREHLISDIAKWFYQVVSAEGSTA
- a CDS encoding restriction endonuclease subunit S is translated as MMWHERRVSEMAELVNGFPFESANFRDRGPVPLVRIRDILNEPFLTFVPSAIVPDSALIENGDVVIGMDGDFNLVYWRRGVAALNQRLCLLRSNGRSDLRFLAYALPPHLKVINDLTYSTTVKHLSSAQVRAIRLPAPDIEEQGVIADFLDRETARIDPLIAEQQRLIELLRERRQATIEAATGHGVDEPVSMRSSGLSWSTEIPEHWVVANIRRFATMKTGHTPSRSNAEYWVDCTIPWFTLADVWQLRDGKRTYLGAAANLISEAGLANSSAELLPAGTVVLSRTASVGFSGVMPVPMATSQDFWNWIPGDRLDGTYLMWVFRAMFREFQAMMIGSTHKTIYQSTAAAIRIPVPPLDEQRRIVAYLDEQTTKVDALIAEAERFIELARERRSALITAAVTGQIDVREAA
- a CDS encoding helicase-related protein, with the translated sequence MTQLPDFATNHSPSEAAATVADKVNELFRLLRENKVTAPPIAIATAYVNPGGFSLLADELELAPRVRLLLGAEPEADSVRAIVSGDSDQDARRDAAIRHHQSWLEAERDTMGFARVPTAEAKRMVEWLRTVDLEGKAKVEVRRYSGGFLHGKTYLVEDGAAQAAIAGSSNMTYAGLAHNAELNLGTGGGTTSAGKVREWFDHFWEISEPYDLAELYGRLWEPHTPWSIFLRMLWELYGEHLDAEENPSIRTGLNLTRFQADGVARMERLLDEHGGVLVADEVGLGKTFLAGEVIYRTANINRQRVLVVAPAALKTSMWEPFLETHDFSRWVKVYSYEEVRNRLDPDKGPIDAFLQEIEDYSLVVIDEAHNLRNSGAQRSGAVDRVITAGSPKKVVLLTATPVNNSLIDLETLVKYFIRDDARFASLGIPSIRDYIQHAQAIDPTNLTPEHLFDLMDQVAVRRTRKFVKEHYANDLITGPDGKPTTIKFPQPKVRRIDYALDADGLALIDAMVYALDDPTDPHAPHAWQDRSRDPQRLMLARYLSSMYTIDHDLQEYQITNAGLLRSGLLKRLESSPQALHASLEKMIASHQAFLAALGKGYVLKGEALSEWVSSDSDDLDEFVAEFDQDDQIESVDGYHLTELHADVESDIALLCELRDLAATVVDGIEPKVDKLIQELTDIAAAARRVDPRGLSHADRRKVIVFSAFTDTIIPIHEAVVEAINNAPADSPLADYRDRVAPPIMGSYATAHERGASGGVDQGGRASTIAGFAPQTAGPRNAAGEAMAKDEFDILFSTDVLAEGVNLQQAGQMINYDLPWNPMRIVQRHGRVDRIGSKHDYVYLGLFFPAARLDALLELEARLEAKLALADAAVGAGEVLPGRGPGHEVNLADDQVIDEFERLLDAGGSSASLSGEEYRRRLFGAFNMEPLVKSDVLDLPYGSGSGFVNPVVQGNGYVFCIKIGPSAKPWFRYVPTADDWTIRYTDDGSPIVWSDTLLSLRVADPQDAVAERWLPAEVYDKAFDAWEVARNDAYRAWKDLTDPNAFQPDLPLSFRDAYSLVFRRGGYLGREAQIDLANRLRSVPSAKVSRQVRGALNQGRTDEERIALVTEVLDEAGITAPPPREPLPDIEEHEVRLVTWMAVQGTRGIR